The following proteins are co-located in the Camelina sativa cultivar DH55 chromosome 12, Cs, whole genome shotgun sequence genome:
- the LOC104733144 gene encoding myosin heavy chain kinase B-like: protein MVFTYKDRSPSLXKHKRVGTLPTFKSMVKSSVNPKHYMEVRRNRNSXKTKHNDAVSSLSLDVDLGLLYSSSWDTTIKVWRIADSKCLESIHAHDDAINSVMSGFDDLVFTGSADGTVKVWKREMQGKGTKHVLAQVLLKQENAVTALAVKSKSSIVYCGSSDGLVNYWERSKRVFTGGVLKGHKSAVLCLAIAGNLLLSGSADKNICVWRRDPSDKSHQCLSVLTGHMGPVKCLAVEEERACRKGAKASATGEGDRKFIIYSGSLDKSVKVWRVSERMATWREMDEPAASSGRKSSSSPHEESGAWSSRDMEKQK, encoded by the exons ATGGTTTTCACGTA CAAAGACAGAAGCCCTAGTCTGNGAAAACACAAGCGGGTTGGGACATTGCCGACATTTAAATCAATGGTCAAGAGCTCTGTAAACCCTAAGCATTACATGGAGGTACGCCGCAACAGAAACTCC ANGAAGACGAAGCATAACGACGCCGTGTCTAGTCTTAGCCTGGACGTGGATCTTGGATTGTTGTATTCGAGTTCTTGGGACACGACGATCAAAGTGTGGAGGATCGCGGATTCGAAATGTTTAGAATCAATACATGCACACGATGACGCGATAAACTCTGTAATGTCCGGTTTCGATGACTTGGTGTTCACGGGATCCGCAGATGGCACTGTTAAAGTGTGGAAACGTGAGATGCAAGGCAAAGGAACTAAGCATGTGCTAGCTCAAGTTTTGCTCAAGCAAGAAAACGCAGTCACGGCGTTGGctgtaaaatcaaaatcttccatCGTATATTGCGGTTCCTCGGACGGGCTAGTGAACTACTGGGAGCGTTCAAAACGGGTATTCACCGGTGGAGTACTCAAAGGCCACAAATCCGCAGTGTTATGTCTCGCTATAGCGGGGAACTTGCTGTTGAGTGGTTCCGCCGACAAGAACATATGCGTGTGGAGACGAGACCCGTCGGACAAGTCCCATCAGTGTCTCTCTGTTTTGACGGGACACATGGGACCGGTAAAGTGTCTAGCCGTGGAGGAGGAACGAGCTTGCCGCAAGGGGGCAAAAGCCTCTGCAACGGGCGAGGGAGACCGGAAGTTTATTATATACAGCGGAAGTTTGGACAAGTCGGTGAAAGTATGGCGAGTATCGGAGAGGATGGCCACGTGGAGGGAGATGGACGAGCCAGCAGCATCTTCCGGACGGAAGAGCTCTTCCTCTCCGCATGAAGAGAGTGGCGCGTGGAGTTCACGAGacatggaaaaacaaaaataa
- the LOC104729788 gene encoding protein will die slowly-like, which translates to MRNETGGTMVVDVQTDPYNNNLNRHELSDSPKPRPKFGDLLKADHDGIFPPDDLVSGNSNASHQRFSSVSASTMSSGPTSGEGSPCVMSPWARVSPPWGADFNEDNVLETNGLIGSIVRKEGHIYSLAASGDLLYTGSDSKNIRVWKNLKEHAGFKSSSGLIKAIVIFGDRIFTGHQDGKIRIWKVSKRKPGKHKRVGTLPTFKSMVKSSVNPKHHMEVRRNRNSVKTKHNDAVSSLSLDVDLGLLYSSSWDTTIKVWRIADSKCLESIHAHDDAINSVMSGFDDLVFTGSADGTVKVWKREMQGKGTKHVLAQVLLKQENAVTALAVKSKSSIVYCGSSDGLVNYWERSKRVFTGGILKGHKSAVLCLAIAGNLLLSGSADKNICVWRRDPSDKSHQCLSVLTGHMGPVKCLAVEEERACRKGAKASATGEGDRKFIIYSGSLDKSVKVWRVSERMATWREMDEPAASSGRKSSSSPHEGSGAWSSRDMETQK; encoded by the coding sequence atgaggaaCGAAACGGGTGGTACCATGGTCGTTGATGTCCAAACTGATCCATATAACAACAATCTCAATCGCCACGAACTTAGCGATAGTCCCAAACCGAGGCCTAAATTTGGTGATCTCTTGAAAGCTGACCACGACGGAATATTCCCTCCCGACGATCTCGTCAGTGGCAACAGTAACGCAAGTCACCAGCGATTTAGCAGCGTTTCGGCCTCGACAATGAGCAGCGGTCCGACCAGCGGTGAAGGTTCTCCTTGTGTAATGTCACCATGGGCCCGCGTGTCGCCCCCTTGGGGTGCGGATTTCAATGAAGACAATGTCCTCGAGACCAACGGTCTCATTGGATCCATTGTAAGAAAAGAAGGGCATATATACTCGCTAGCCGCTTCTGGTGACCTTCTCTACACGGGGTCGGACTCGAAGAACATTAGGGTTTGGAAGAATTTGAAGGAACACGCCGGGTTCAAATCCAGTAGTGGCCTCATTAAGGCCATTGTGATATTTGGAGATAGGATCTTTACCGGCCATCAAGATGGGAAGATCCGGATTTGGAAGGTTTCAAAGAGGAAACCGGGAAAACACAAGCGGGTTGGCACATTGCCGACATTTAAATCAATGGTCAAGAGCTCTGTAAACCCTAAGCATCACATGGAGGTACGCCGCAACAGAAACTCCGTGAAGACAAAGCATAACGACGCCGTGTCTAGTCTTAGCCTGGACGTGGATCTTGGATTGTTGTACTCAAGTTCTTGGGACACGACGATCAAAGTGTGGAGGATCGCGGATTCGAAATGTTTGGAATCAATACATGCACACGATGATGCGATAAACTCTGTAATGTCCGGTTTCGATGACTTGGTGTTCACGGGATCCGCAGATGGCACTGTTAAAGTGTGGAAACGTGAGATGCAAGGCAAAGGAACAAAACATGTGCTAGCTCAAGTTTTGCTCAAGCAAGAAAACGCAGTCACGGCGTTGGctgtaaaatcaaaatcttccatCGTATATTGCGGTTCCTCGGACGGGCTAGTGAACTACTGGGAGCGTTCAAAGCGGGTATTCACCGGAGGAATACTCAAAGGCCACAAATCCGCAGTGCTATGTCTCGCTATAGCGGGGAACTTGCTGTTGAGTGGTTCCGCCGACAAGAACATATGCGTGTGGAGACGAGACCCGTCGGACAAGTCCCATCAGTGTCTCTCTGTTTTGACGGGACACATGGGACCGGTAAAGTGTCTAGCCGTGGAGGAGGAACGAGCTTGCCGCAAGGGGGCAAAAGCCTCTGCAACGGGCGAGGGAGACCGGAAGTTTATTATATACAGCGGAAGTTTGGACAAGTCGGTAAAAGTGTGGCGAGTGTCGGAGAGGATGGCCACGTGGAGGGAGATGGACGAGCCAGCAGCATCTTCCGGACGGAAGAGCTCTTCCTCTCCGCATGAAGGGAGTGGCGCGTGGAGTTCACGAGACATggaaactcaaaaataa
- the LOC104729789 gene encoding probable E3 ubiquitin-protein ligase ARI1 isoform X2, with translation MDDYYSAEEEDCYYSSDQESLNGIDNEESDLLQPLSSKKSNTQVITQESLLAAQREDLLRVMDLLSIKEHHARTLLIHYQWDVEKLFAVFVEKGKDSLFSAAGVTLFDSQFDNSSFPLLSCDVCIEDLPRDQMTRMDCGHCYCNSCWTEHFTVQINEGQSKRIRCMAHQCNAICDEDIVRNLVSKRRPDLAKKFDRFLLESYIEDNKMVKWCPSTPHCGNAIRAEDDKLCEVECSCGLQFCFSCLCQAHSPCSCLMWELWRKKCRDESETINWITVHTKLCPKCCKPVEKNGGCNLVRCICGQCFCWLCGGATGSDHTYRTIAGHSCGRYQDDKEKQMERAKRDLDRYTHYHHRYKAHTDSSKLEDKLRDTILEKVTKSEKRELKLKDFSWVTNGLDRLFRSRRVLSYSYAFAYYMFGEELFNDEMTPEVREIKKNLFEDQQQQLEGNVEKLSQFLEEPFDEFSDDKVMEIRIQIINLSVAVDTLCKKMYECIENDLLGSLQLGIHNIAPYRSKGIEQAAEFYASWNSSGPDKLQPLDSAGTSGVTTRPEQASGSRSSEDTISSSQKRLKKEGSFINNKVTLLDLNLPADFIDQN, from the exons ATGGATGATTATTATAgcgcggaagaagaagattgctaTTACTCATCCGATCAAGAGTCTTTGAATGGGATTGATAATGAAGAATCTGATTTGCTTCAGCCTCTCTCCTCCAAAAAATCTAACACTCAG GTCATCACTCAAGAATCGCTTCTAGCAGCACAG AGAGAAGATTTGCTAAGGGTGATGGATTTGTTATCGATAAAAGAGCACCATGCGCGGACTCTTCTAATTCATTACCAATGGGATGTTGAGAAGTTGTTTGCTGTCTTTGTTGAGAAAGGCAAAGACAGCTTGTTTTCTGCTGCTGGTGTTACTCTCTTCGACTCTCAATTTGACAACTCTTCTTTTCCTCTGTTGAGCTGTGATGTCTGCATTGAGGATCTACCTCGTGATCAGATGACCAGAATGGACTGTGGCCATTGCTATTGCAATAGTT gTTGGACGGAGCATTTTACTGTTCAGATAAATGAAGGGCAGAGCAAAAGGATTAGATGCATGGCTCACCAATGCAATGCTATCTGTGATGAGGATATTGTCAGGAATCTAGTCAGTAAAAGGCGTCCAGATCTAGCTAAGAAGTTTGATCGTTTCCTTCTTGAGTCATACATTGAAGACAACAAGATGGTCAAGTGGTGTCCGAGCACTCCTCATTGTGGGAATGCAATACGAGCTGAGGATGACAAGTTGTGTGAAGTTGAATGCTCTTGTGGTCTTCAGTTCTGTTTCAGTTGTCTGTGTCAAGCCCATTCCCCTTGCTCTTGTTTGATGTGGGAGCTATGGAGAAAGAAGTGTCGAGATGAGTCTGAGACGATTAATTGGATAACCGTTCACACAAAGCTGTGTCCAAAATGTTGCAAACCTGTGGAAAAGAATGGCGGATGCAATCTCGTAAGGTGTATATGTGGGCAGTGTTTTTG TTGGCTATGTGGTGGAGCTACTGGTAGTGATCACACTTATAGGACTATCGCTGGTCACAGTTGTGGTCGGTACCAAGATGACAAAGAGAAGCAGATGGAAAGAGCGAAGAGAGATTTAGACAGGTATACGCATTACCATCACCGATACAAAGCACATACAGATTCATCAAAGCTAGAAGATAAACTTAGGGATACCATCCTTGAGAAAGTTACGAAATCAGAAAAGAGGGAGCTGAAGCTTAAAGACTTCAGCTGGGTCACCAATGGACTTGACCGGTTGTTCAGATCAAGACGGGTCCTTTCGTATTCGTATGCTTTTGCATATTACATGTTTGGTGAGGAGCTATTCAATGATGAGATGACCCCTGAGgtgagagagataaagaaaaatttgtttgaGGATCAGCAGCAACAACTTGAGGGTAATGTGGAGAAACTTTCGCAGTTCCTTGAGGAACCCTTTGATGAATTTAGTGATGACAAAGTCATGGAGATAAGGATTCAAATTATCAATTTGTCTGTTGCGGTCGATACCCTCTGCAAGAAAATGTACGAGTGCATTGAGAATGACTTGCTCGGTTCTCTCCAACTTGGCATCCACAACATTGCGCCGTACAGATCGAAGGGAATAGAACAAGCAGCTGAGTTTTATGCTTCTTGGAATTCCAGCGGTCCTGACAAATTGCAACCTTTGGATAGTGCTGGTACAAGCG GAGTGACAACGAGGCCTGAGCAAGCTTCAGGATCGAGGAGCTCGGAAGACACTATTTCATCTTCACAGAAACGTCTCAAGAAAGAAGGAAGCTTCATAAACAACAAAGTCACTCTATTGGATTTGAACTTGCCAGCTGATTTCATCGACCAAAACTGA
- the LOC104729789 gene encoding probable E3 ubiquitin-protein ligase ARI1 isoform X1: MAHQCNAICDEDIVRNLVSKRRPDLAKKFDRFLLESYIEDNKMVKWCPSTPHCGNAIRAEDDKLCEVECSCGLQFCFSCLCQAHSPCSCLMWELWRKKCRDESETINWITVHTKLCPKCCKPVEKNGGCNLVRCICGQCFCWLCGGATGSDHTYRTIAGHSCGRYQDDKEKQMERAKRDLDRYTHYHHRYKAHTDSSKLEDKLRDTILEKVTKSEKRELKLKDFSWVTNGLDRLFRSRRVLSYSYAFAYYMFGEELFNDEMTPEVREIKKNLFEDQQQQLEGNVEKLSQFLEEPFDEFSDDKVMEIRIQIINLSVAVDTLCKKMYECIENDLLGSLQLGIHNIAPYRSKGIEQAAEFYASWNSSGPDKLQPLDSAGTSGVTTRPEQASGSRSSEDTISSSQKRLKKEGSFINNKVTLLDLNLPADFIDQN, encoded by the exons ATGGCTCACCAATGCAATGCTATCTGTGATGAGGATATTGTCAGGAATCTAGTCAGTAAAAGGCGTCCAGATCTAGCTAAGAAGTTTGATCGTTTCCTTCTTGAGTCATACATTGAAGACAACAAGATGGTCAAGTGGTGTCCGAGCACTCCTCATTGTGGGAATGCAATACGAGCTGAGGATGACAAGTTGTGTGAAGTTGAATGCTCTTGTGGTCTTCAGTTCTGTTTCAGTTGTCTGTGTCAAGCCCATTCCCCTTGCTCTTGTTTGATGTGGGAGCTATGGAGAAAGAAGTGTCGAGATGAGTCTGAGACGATTAATTGGATAACCGTTCACACAAAGCTGTGTCCAAAATGTTGCAAACCTGTGGAAAAGAATGGCGGATGCAATCTCGTAAGGTGTATATGTGGGCAGTGTTTTTG TTGGCTATGTGGTGGAGCTACTGGTAGTGATCACACTTATAGGACTATCGCTGGTCACAGTTGTGGTCGGTACCAAGATGACAAAGAGAAGCAGATGGAAAGAGCGAAGAGAGATTTAGACAGGTATACGCATTACCATCACCGATACAAAGCACATACAGATTCATCAAAGCTAGAAGATAAACTTAGGGATACCATCCTTGAGAAAGTTACGAAATCAGAAAAGAGGGAGCTGAAGCTTAAAGACTTCAGCTGGGTCACCAATGGACTTGACCGGTTGTTCAGATCAAGACGGGTCCTTTCGTATTCGTATGCTTTTGCATATTACATGTTTGGTGAGGAGCTATTCAATGATGAGATGACCCCTGAGgtgagagagataaagaaaaatttgtttgaGGATCAGCAGCAACAACTTGAGGGTAATGTGGAGAAACTTTCGCAGTTCCTTGAGGAACCCTTTGATGAATTTAGTGATGACAAAGTCATGGAGATAAGGATTCAAATTATCAATTTGTCTGTTGCGGTCGATACCCTCTGCAAGAAAATGTACGAGTGCATTGAGAATGACTTGCTCGGTTCTCTCCAACTTGGCATCCACAACATTGCGCCGTACAGATCGAAGGGAATAGAACAAGCAGCTGAGTTTTATGCTTCTTGGAATTCCAGCGGTCCTGACAAATTGCAACCTTTGGATAGTGCTGGTACAAGCG GAGTGACAACGAGGCCTGAGCAAGCTTCAGGATCGAGGAGCTCGGAAGACACTATTTCATCTTCACAGAAACGTCTCAAGAAAGAAGGAAGCTTCATAAACAACAAAGTCACTCTATTGGATTTGAACTTGCCAGCTGATTTCATCGACCAAAACTGA